In Bacteriovorax stolpii, a single genomic region encodes these proteins:
- the rlmD gene encoding 23S rRNA (uracil(1939)-C(5))-methyltransferase RlmD, giving the protein MDCRWFKTNHCRSCGLLDLSYQETLALKEKKLQSLFSGTKLELMPTVGVLAAEGSRNKAKFAVFGELDHIQFGIVDGTLQFRDLEECPLHMPGMNELLPHLKLELKQFKIPPYSLADKKGELKYLILSKTQGHEEFLLRFVLRSKESLDRLRKMTTELLRKFPAIKVVTANIQPEHKAVLEGDEEIVLTSEQNITHVFGNVTLSLGPRSFFQVSPEIAGKLYKAAGDVVRDYNIQSFLDLYCGVGAFSFFAAQNAERVFGVEISKEAIESARSTVTKNKIKGEIGFEALDVEAFLQTQGAAYEAILVNPPRRGLNENIVKSLLKLGPKVIIYSSCNAETLARDYDMMKEHYTISRAQIFDMFPYTEHFETLVVMNYKGA; this is encoded by the coding sequence ATGGACTGTCGTTGGTTTAAGACCAATCATTGCCGTTCTTGTGGACTCCTGGATCTTTCCTATCAGGAGACACTGGCGCTTAAAGAAAAGAAGTTACAATCACTTTTTTCAGGCACAAAATTGGAACTAATGCCGACGGTAGGCGTCTTGGCTGCGGAAGGTTCACGAAATAAAGCAAAGTTTGCGGTCTTTGGTGAGTTAGATCATATTCAATTCGGGATCGTCGACGGTACACTTCAGTTTAGAGACTTGGAAGAGTGTCCTTTGCATATGCCAGGCATGAATGAACTTCTGCCGCATTTAAAGTTAGAGTTAAAACAATTTAAAATTCCACCTTACTCGCTGGCAGATAAAAAGGGAGAGTTGAAATACTTAATTCTTTCCAAGACCCAAGGGCACGAAGAGTTCCTTCTGCGTTTTGTCCTGCGCTCAAAAGAATCGCTGGATCGTCTAAGAAAAATGACGACGGAGCTTTTAAGAAAGTTCCCGGCGATCAAAGTGGTGACGGCCAATATTCAACCGGAGCACAAAGCAGTGCTTGAAGGTGATGAAGAGATTGTCCTAACGAGCGAGCAAAACATCACTCACGTTTTTGGTAATGTGACTTTAAGCCTTGGACCCAGAAGCTTTTTTCAAGTCTCGCCGGAAATAGCCGGCAAGCTTTATAAGGCCGCTGGAGATGTGGTGCGCGATTATAACATCCAGTCGTTTCTGGATCTTTATTGTGGCGTCGGGGCCTTCTCATTCTTTGCGGCCCAAAATGCAGAGCGTGTATTTGGGGTGGAGATTTCCAAAGAGGCGATTGAGTCGGCCAGGAGCACGGTTACTAAAAATAAAATCAAAGGTGAGATTGGTTTCGAGGCCCTTGATGTCGAAGCGTTTTTACAGACTCAAGGGGCAGCGTACGAAGCCATTTTAGTGAATCCTCCACGCAGAGGGCTCAATGAAAATATCGTCAAGAGTTTACTGAAGCTTGGCCCAAAAGTGATTATATACTCGAGCTGTAATGCGGAAACGCTGGCCCGCGATTATGACATGATGAAAGAGCATTACACGATTTCGCGCGCGCAAATTTTCGATATGTTCCCCTATACGGAACACTTTGAAACGCTAGTGGTTATGAATTATAAAGGCGCTTGA
- the pdxH gene encoding pyridoxamine 5'-phosphate oxidase, whose protein sequence is MDNLINYYLNKDPLESFSSWYNDAKKVEQNPEAMTLSTVDTFHGRPDSRTVLFKGLSEGKLTFYTNYKSTKGRELEANNEACLLFYWHVSKRQVRIQGTVKKMDEASSRRYFQSRDRQSQLASYISEQSAPIADKDALMKKLEEATKAFDGKDIPLPATWGGFYFEPYEFEFFVYGDYRINDRFLFTKQNNDWMITRLQP, encoded by the coding sequence ATGGATAACCTAATCAACTATTATCTAAACAAAGATCCATTAGAATCATTTTCCAGTTGGTACAATGATGCCAAGAAAGTAGAACAAAATCCAGAGGCAATGACTCTCTCGACGGTTGATACTTTTCACGGCCGCCCAGATTCAAGAACTGTTTTGTTTAAAGGTCTTTCAGAGGGAAAACTGACCTTCTATACGAACTACAAAAGCACAAAGGGGCGCGAGCTAGAGGCCAACAATGAAGCTTGTTTATTGTTCTACTGGCACGTTTCGAAGCGTCAGGTTCGTATTCAAGGAACCGTCAAGAAAATGGATGAGGCCAGTTCCCGCCGTTATTTTCAGTCCCGCGACAGGCAAAGTCAGCTGGCCTCTTATATCTCTGAGCAGAGTGCTCCGATTGCCGACAAAGATGCCCTGATGAAGAAATTGGAAGAAGCGACCAAAGCATTTGATGGAAAGGATATTCCATTACCAGCGACGTGGGGAGGCTTTTATTTTGAGCCTTATGAATTTGAATTTTTTGTCTATGGAGATTATCGTATTAACGACCGTTTCCTTTTTACAAAACAAAACAACGATTGGATGATCACTCGTTTACAGCCTTAG
- a CDS encoding flavohemoglobin expression-modulating QEGLA motif protein, whose protein sequence is MKDQKYKNIILELSLILNELQKPIQILDSVKWSEGIEDFLVKNKFKELPEISYDNRPLKYDPVKKLQEFKELRLKIQRELGARDPLGLIMTRNCIQYEDVIRMLMARGKSDFYDYSKKLYGSANEVMGDGKTKLSDLAHVMSGLLNSLDENMLGESLERTLSSEQVVGELKIRLGEYFKDERIKVKLSDGIISDASAGSDYIKIKSDLRFSKKDLDIFEVHEGWVHLGTTLNGQNQPYAKWLAKGPPCSTATQEGLAVTMELFNFAMFPRRAKRLNDRLVACQMAEDGADLLEVIRFFKDKGQEDYQAVKNAGRIFRGAPLTGGSPFTKDISYLKGFVMIYNFMRMSIKEGRADLIPFLFAGKVTLDELPVLKDYHDEGVITLPKYLPPQIKDMNGLAIWMAFSNFLNRMKLEDMFQEKKNLEVTNPFRKVA, encoded by the coding sequence ATGAAGGACCAGAAGTACAAGAATATTATCCTGGAGCTTTCTCTCATTTTAAATGAGCTGCAAAAACCTATTCAAATTCTCGATTCAGTTAAATGGTCAGAAGGTATTGAAGACTTTCTGGTTAAAAATAAATTCAAAGAACTTCCCGAGATTTCCTACGACAATCGCCCATTAAAGTATGATCCGGTTAAAAAACTCCAGGAGTTTAAAGAGCTGCGTTTGAAAATCCAGCGAGAGCTTGGAGCTCGTGATCCATTGGGATTGATCATGACGAGAAACTGCATTCAGTATGAAGATGTTATCCGCATGCTGATGGCCAGAGGAAAGAGCGACTTTTACGATTATTCAAAAAAGCTTTACGGCAGTGCTAACGAAGTTATGGGAGACGGCAAAACGAAACTCAGCGACCTGGCCCATGTGATGAGTGGACTTTTAAATTCACTTGATGAAAACATGCTAGGGGAGAGCTTAGAGCGCACGCTCTCTTCAGAACAAGTGGTCGGTGAGCTTAAAATCCGTTTAGGTGAATATTTTAAAGACGAACGCATAAAGGTTAAACTCTCCGACGGGATCATCTCTGATGCATCGGCCGGGTCTGACTATATCAAAATTAAAAGTGATCTCAGGTTTTCGAAAAAGGACCTGGATATTTTTGAAGTTCATGAAGGATGGGTTCATTTAGGGACAACTCTCAATGGACAAAACCAGCCTTACGCTAAATGGCTTGCTAAGGGACCGCCGTGCTCGACAGCGACACAAGAAGGTCTTGCGGTCACTATGGAGCTCTTTAACTTTGCCATGTTCCCCAGAAGGGCCAAGAGACTAAACGATCGCCTTGTGGCCTGTCAGATGGCCGAAGATGGAGCGGATCTTTTAGAAGTCATCAGGTTCTTTAAAGATAAAGGACAGGAAGATTACCAGGCCGTTAAAAACGCCGGCCGTATTTTCCGAGGAGCACCTCTTACTGGCGGATCTCCTTTCACTAAAGACATCTCTTACTTAAAAGGCTTCGTCATGATTTACAATTTCATGCGTATGTCGATTAAAGAGGGACGAGCGGATTTAATTCCATTTTTATTTGCCGGCAAAGTGACGTTGGATGAGCTACCGGTCTTAAAAGATTATCACGACGAGGGTGTGATCACCCTGCCAAAATACCTTCCACCACAAATCAAAGACATGAACGGTCTGGCGATCTGGATGGCCTTTTCTAATTTCTTAAACCGCATGAAGCTGGAAGACATGTTCCAGGAGAAAAAGAATTTAGAAGTGACCAATCCATTTAGAAAGGTGGCTTAA
- a CDS encoding glutathione S-transferase family protein: MALTLIGSFTSPYVRKIRLLLWEDKSVEFRPVNYFEEEGNKYLKAINPFNQLPMMLDGDQPIYDSRVMFNYITKKKGLKPLTIEEENILSAIDTTLASAVNLFSLRKGGIDIDAGNHYFIERQKERLPSLLNLITPWAKTQEPAKDWNFLTMSLYSLLYWLEFREMYDIKKHPDLVNFMERFKNCPGVAETDIPKA; this comes from the coding sequence ATGGCACTTACATTAATCGGCTCTTTCACTTCACCTTACGTTAGAAAAATCCGCCTGCTGCTATGGGAGGATAAGAGCGTTGAATTTAGACCTGTGAATTACTTTGAAGAAGAAGGAAATAAATACTTAAAGGCGATCAATCCCTTCAACCAGCTTCCGATGATGCTGGATGGAGACCAACCGATTTATGACTCGCGCGTGATGTTTAATTACATTACAAAAAAGAAAGGTCTTAAGCCTCTTACAATTGAAGAAGAGAACATTCTTTCGGCCATTGATACGACTCTGGCCAGCGCTGTAAATCTTTTTTCTCTAAGAAAAGGCGGCATCGATATCGACGCTGGCAACCACTATTTTATCGAGCGCCAAAAAGAGCGCCTGCCTTCCCTTTTAAACCTGATTACTCCATGGGCAAAAACTCAGGAGCCGGCAAAAGACTGGAACTTCCTGACGATGAGTCTCTACTCTCTACTTTACTGGCTGGAGTTTAGAGAAATGTATGACATTAAAAAGCACCCTGACTTAGTAAACTTCATGGAGAGATTTAAAAATTGTCCAGGGGTCGCTGAAACAGATATCCCGAAAGCTTAA
- a CDS encoding AarF/UbiB family protein, which produces MNRNKINFILVTLILSMLASSCSYWPKTHIENEQNREIAASEVDQIIEELKSYYESNISLARKQEIQTVQENLLKYLIEATSADDAYKIKIYKEASEYFNKIYPLILSNMRNEKQGINEFKEIKKAPLWTLKEELRFLNKEADSLPAPKVKIDLLQGLSLLSQFYKGVDKQTKEKLGANYQAGVTKVMGENFDLHPSFNEIEALLESDGTDEEKILKAISTIEKKINKHESRIRHIGSEIAKSGHVDMNNTQLRLVVTFMDYYFNKMPDDVIKTIMSELVTGGAKLPEEEVMKIVFQNTGPGLGKVLQQIGKEKGVGDKFSKLMGILESSGKEVPIHLVREVVETDKGGFEVKDIIKKPLGTGTIAQVNRAKIWHDEKEVDVALRFLKPGVGKRCKEDIAILRQFVPENEALFAKEGVEDIKIMSTLIDSVEKFLDEEVNLSVAVARQKKAFEVYNRSVKVSGSPKFKMLEMRVPEVYLPPEGKSNLHIQEFAGGGVKFAELDDTATKKIVAEEMVRMWFEEALFKSGFLNADLHQGNFRIVLIEEDNKIKVQLYDFGLSSTLTKEDQRAFLLVGAGAYMKSPNTLADGLMVSMESQDKTLRAKLLKDIESEMKVSPNKRPEDWVVWCVQKNYFVSDNLGAFARGSLLLKQLPESMGETEMFKDTIVKTAVKNLGHAVADRDYEYPLKKIDMVKIGARQIKNYCMDIFKSFFK; this is translated from the coding sequence ATGAATAGAAATAAGATAAATTTTATCCTCGTCACTTTAATCCTCTCAATGCTGGCTTCGTCGTGCTCGTACTGGCCTAAGACCCATATCGAGAATGAACAGAACCGTGAGATTGCGGCTTCCGAAGTCGATCAGATCATTGAGGAGCTTAAAAGTTATTATGAAAGCAATATCAGTCTGGCGAGAAAACAAGAGATTCAGACTGTACAGGAAAACCTGCTTAAGTATTTAATCGAAGCCACCTCGGCCGATGATGCTTACAAAATCAAAATCTATAAAGAAGCCTCTGAATACTTCAATAAAATCTATCCGCTGATTCTCTCTAATATGAGAAACGAAAAGCAGGGGATTAATGAGTTTAAAGAAATCAAGAAGGCTCCACTCTGGACACTTAAAGAAGAGCTTCGTTTCCTTAATAAGGAAGCTGACTCTCTTCCTGCTCCCAAAGTAAAGATTGATTTACTTCAAGGGCTCTCACTTCTTTCTCAATTCTATAAAGGTGTTGATAAACAAACCAAAGAAAAACTTGGGGCCAATTACCAGGCCGGCGTGACGAAAGTGATGGGAGAAAATTTTGATCTTCACCCAAGCTTTAATGAAATCGAAGCACTGCTTGAGAGCGATGGCACTGACGAAGAGAAGATTCTTAAGGCCATTAGTACGATTGAAAAGAAAATTAATAAACACGAATCGAGAATCAGGCACATTGGAAGTGAGATCGCCAAAAGCGGTCACGTCGATATGAACAACACTCAGCTAAGGCTTGTTGTGACGTTCATGGATTATTACTTCAATAAGATGCCAGACGACGTGATTAAAACCATTATGTCTGAACTGGTCACTGGAGGCGCGAAGCTTCCGGAAGAAGAAGTGATGAAGATTGTATTCCAAAACACTGGACCAGGGCTTGGGAAAGTTCTGCAGCAGATTGGAAAAGAAAAAGGGGTAGGAGATAAATTCTCTAAGCTCATGGGGATTTTGGAGTCTTCTGGTAAAGAAGTTCCTATTCATTTGGTGCGCGAAGTTGTTGAGACAGATAAAGGTGGATTTGAAGTTAAAGACATTATCAAAAAACCTTTAGGGACCGGGACTATCGCTCAGGTTAACCGTGCAAAGATCTGGCATGATGAAAAAGAAGTGGATGTGGCCCTGCGCTTTTTAAAACCAGGTGTTGGCAAACGCTGTAAAGAAGATATCGCAATTCTTCGCCAATTTGTTCCTGAGAACGAAGCTCTCTTTGCCAAAGAAGGTGTCGAAGATATCAAGATTATGTCGACACTTATTGATAGTGTTGAAAAATTCCTTGATGAAGAAGTGAACTTAAGTGTTGCTGTTGCCAGACAGAAAAAAGCTTTTGAAGTCTACAACCGCTCAGTGAAAGTTTCTGGCTCGCCAAAATTTAAGATGCTGGAGATGCGTGTGCCTGAGGTTTATCTTCCACCAGAAGGAAAATCAAACCTGCACATCCAGGAATTCGCCGGAGGTGGCGTAAAGTTTGCTGAATTAGATGATACGGCCACAAAAAAGATCGTCGCTGAAGAGATGGTGAGAATGTGGTTTGAAGAGGCCCTTTTTAAAAGTGGTTTCTTGAACGCCGATCTTCACCAGGGGAACTTCCGCATCGTCTTAATTGAAGAAGACAACAAGATTAAAGTTCAGCTCTATGACTTTGGTCTCTCTTCAACGCTAACAAAAGAAGACCAACGCGCTTTCTTATTAGTAGGGGCAGGAGCTTATATGAAGTCGCCAAACACCCTGGCCGACGGGCTTATGGTGTCGATGGAGTCACAAGATAAAACCTTGCGTGCGAAACTTTTAAAAGACATTGAGTCTGAAATGAAGGTGAGTCCAAATAAAAGACCAGAGGACTGGGTTGTCTGGTGTGTACAAAAAAACTACTTCGTCTCAGACAATCTGGGGGCCTTCGCCCGTGGATCACTTCTTTTAAAGCAGCTTCCTGAGAGCATGGGAGAGACAGAGATGTTCAAGGATACCATCGTTAAGACGGCGGTAAAAAACCTAGGGCATGCTGTCGCTGACCGCGATTATGAGTATCCCTTAAAGAAAATCGACATGGTTAAAATAGGGGCACGACAAATAAAAAATTATTGCATGGACATTTTTAAGTCGTTTTTTAAATAG
- a CDS encoding response regulator produces the protein MKRFKILIVEDEEMLLDLFEMLISSEVDCEITTASNGHEAMDILNQDSDFQLVISDYKMPRASGGELYRFNSIRQNIPFFLFSGGDLEDYPEFADFYKTNSNNRFFNKPFNEKLLITEIKRLYNS, from the coding sequence ATGAAAAGATTTAAAATCCTGATTGTTGAAGATGAAGAAATGCTACTCGATTTATTCGAGATGCTGATCTCTAGTGAAGTAGACTGCGAGATCACAACTGCATCGAATGGACATGAGGCAATGGACATCCTGAATCAGGACAGCGATTTTCAATTAGTCATCTCAGATTATAAAATGCCACGCGCTTCAGGTGGAGAGTTATATCGCTTCAACTCTATCCGTCAGAACATTCCTTTCTTTCTTTTCTCAGGTGGAGACCTAGAAGACTATCCGGAATTCGCTGATTTTTATAAGACAAATTCCAACAATCGTTTCTTTAATAAGCCTTTCAATGAAAAGCTGCTTATCACTGAAATCAAGCGCCTTTATAATTCATAA
- a CDS encoding 1,4-dihydroxy-2-naphthoyl-CoA synthase: MTNKVSDIFDPNLWNEIPGFNFKDITYHRAKDQGTVRIAINRPEVRNAFRPQTVDELYTALEHARISADVGVVLLTGNGPSPKDAGWAFCSGGDQRIRGKDGYKYEGQDHNGTGNNKVDLARLGRLHILEVQRLIRFMPKVVVAVVPGWAVGGGHSLHVVCDLTLASKEHAIFKQTDPDVASFDSGYGSAYLARMVGQKRAREIFFLGRNYTAQEAFEMGMVNAVIAHDELEKVALEWAREMNSKSPTAMRMLKFGFNMIDDGLVGQQLFAGEATRLAYGTEEALEGRNSFVEKRPKDFTKYPWHY, from the coding sequence ATGACAAATAAAGTATCTGACATTTTCGACCCGAACCTATGGAATGAAATCCCAGGCTTCAATTTTAAAGACATCACTTACCACCGTGCTAAAGACCAGGGCACAGTGAGAATTGCGATCAACCGTCCGGAGGTAAGAAACGCTTTTCGCCCGCAGACTGTTGATGAACTTTACACGGCCCTTGAGCACGCTCGCATCTCTGCTGATGTTGGAGTTGTTCTCTTAACTGGAAACGGCCCTTCACCAAAAGATGCCGGGTGGGCCTTCTGTTCAGGTGGAGACCAACGCATCCGTGGAAAAGATGGATACAAATATGAAGGACAAGACCACAACGGCACAGGAAACAACAAAGTTGACCTGGCACGTTTGGGACGTCTGCACATTCTTGAAGTTCAGCGTTTAATCCGCTTTATGCCTAAAGTGGTTGTTGCTGTTGTTCCAGGATGGGCCGTAGGCGGAGGACACAGCCTTCACGTTGTGTGTGACCTGACTCTTGCTTCAAAAGAGCATGCGATCTTTAAACAAACTGACCCGGATGTCGCAAGCTTCGACTCTGGTTACGGATCAGCTTACCTTGCCCGTATGGTGGGACAAAAACGTGCACGCGAAATCTTCTTCCTGGGAAGAAACTATACCGCTCAGGAAGCTTTTGAGATGGGAATGGTTAACGCTGTTATCGCCCACGATGAACTAGAAAAAGTCGCTCTTGAATGGGCACGCGAAATGAACTCTAAGTCGCCAACAGCAATGAGAATGTTAAAGTTCGGCTTCAACATGATTGATGACGGTTTAGTTGGTCAACAGCTTTTTGCCGGTGAAGCGACTCGTTTAGCTTACGGGACAGAAGAAGCGCTTGAAGGACGCAACTCGTTTGTTGAAAAGAGACCTAAGGATTTTACTAAGTATCCTTGGCACTATTAA
- the rmuC gene encoding DNA recombination protein RmuC produces MQIVLVVLLVAVLLGVALIFLKVKNQDFSFLRDELKPLSDKLVQLETNMLARFENQKEVTRLQVSEIIEEKFKKIAAEQNKTSQEIIEKFGNFQHVLTQQLVAVNEKMTGEQVIMKEKMTQDLVMMKERMTQDLVGMREKMTQELVAMRERMALELTSTNEKLTKSMQDKLNEISDRVRENLDQGFKKTNETFTSVIERLAKIDEAQKKIESLSTNVVSLQDVLTDKKSRGIFGEVQLHQILSSVFGEKNDNVYKLQFSLSTGVICDSIIFMPGTMGNIVVDSKFPLENYRKMIDLNFTEIERKEFTKEFKANVKKHINDISEKYIIPGETTDQAILFLPAEAIFAEINAYHHDIISHAQGKRVWLVSPTTFMATLTTIQVVIQNVERSKYTNIIHQELNKLGEEFGRYKIRWDKLAQHIDNVSKDVKDIHTTTEKITNRFGQISNVQIDTLIE; encoded by the coding sequence ATGCAAATTGTCCTTGTTGTATTATTAGTTGCTGTTTTATTGGGTGTGGCCCTTATTTTCTTGAAAGTTAAAAACCAGGACTTCAGTTTCTTGCGAGATGAGCTAAAGCCTTTATCAGATAAATTAGTTCAGCTAGAAACTAATATGCTGGCCCGTTTTGAAAACCAAAAAGAAGTCACCAGGCTTCAGGTTTCAGAAATTATCGAAGAGAAATTTAAAAAGATTGCAGCTGAACAAAATAAAACGTCTCAGGAAATTATTGAGAAGTTCGGTAACTTTCAGCACGTCCTGACTCAACAGCTTGTCGCGGTTAATGAAAAAATGACTGGTGAACAGGTCATAATGAAAGAGAAGATGACTCAAGACCTGGTGATGATGAAAGAGCGCATGACCCAGGACCTGGTGGGGATGCGTGAAAAGATGACTCAGGAACTTGTGGCCATGAGAGAAAGAATGGCCCTTGAGTTAACCAGCACTAATGAGAAGCTTACAAAAAGCATGCAGGATAAACTTAATGAGATTTCTGACCGTGTTCGCGAGAATTTGGATCAGGGCTTTAAGAAAACCAACGAAACATTTACCAGTGTTATTGAACGATTGGCAAAAATTGATGAGGCCCAAAAAAAGATCGAGTCTCTTTCAACCAATGTCGTGTCTTTGCAAGATGTTTTAACGGATAAAAAGAGCCGCGGTATTTTCGGGGAAGTTCAGCTTCACCAAATTTTAAGTTCTGTTTTTGGTGAGAAAAACGACAACGTCTATAAACTTCAGTTCTCACTTTCAACGGGGGTTATCTGTGACTCCATTATCTTCATGCCGGGGACAATGGGGAACATTGTTGTCGACTCTAAATTCCCGCTGGAGAACTACCGCAAAATGATTGATTTGAATTTTACGGAGATCGAAAGAAAAGAGTTTACAAAAGAATTTAAAGCGAACGTTAAAAAACACATTAATGATATTTCTGAAAAATATATTATCCCGGGCGAGACTACTGACCAGGCCATTTTGTTTCTTCCAGCAGAAGCTATCTTTGCTGAAATCAATGCTTATCACCACGACATCATCTCTCACGCTCAAGGTAAACGCGTTTGGCTGGTGAGCCCGACAACATTTATGGCGACATTGACAACAATCCAGGTCGTGATCCAGAATGTGGAGAGAAGCAAGTACACCAACATCATTCACCAGGAATTAAATAAACTAGGTGAGGAGTTTGGCCGCTACAAAATCCGTTGGGATAAACTTGCTCAGCATATTGATAACGTCAGCAAAGATGTTAAAGACATCCATACGACGACAGAAAAAATCACTAACAGGTTTGGACAGATTTCAAATGTTCAGATTGATACCCTGATTGAGTAA
- a CDS encoding flavodoxin family protein yields MKKILILNGSLTGKSGNTEHLITELKKHLKNRSTSCDVVELNDFMDKKISLPELKEKLQEAHGFIFTSGTYWDSWGSPMQYFLEATTEFEASDVFVGKSAAVLITMHAVGGKGVLSRLQGVLNTQGLLIPPMSGMVYSLAQQLALTTESTFAEDFWSLEDTEIIVHNLLVSLNQQTDYKTWPVDHKDPKRIWIK; encoded by the coding sequence ATGAAAAAGATTCTTATCTTAAACGGAAGTCTCACAGGGAAATCCGGCAACACTGAACATTTAATTACTGAATTAAAAAAACACTTAAAAAACAGAAGCACTTCATGTGACGTTGTTGAACTCAACGATTTCATGGATAAAAAAATCTCACTTCCTGAGTTAAAAGAAAAACTTCAAGAGGCCCACGGTTTTATCTTCACCAGCGGAACTTACTGGGACAGTTGGGGAAGCCCAATGCAGTACTTTTTAGAAGCGACAACGGAGTTTGAAGCCTCTGATGTCTTCGTTGGAAAGTCTGCAGCTGTTTTGATCACAATGCATGCTGTGGGTGGAAAAGGTGTTTTATCAAGGCTCCAAGGAGTCTTAAACACGCAGGGGCTTCTTATCCCACCAATGAGTGGAATGGTTTACTCCCTTGCCCAGCAACTGGCGCTAACGACAGAATCAACATTTGCTGAAGATTTCTGGAGTCTCGAAGACACAGAAATCATCGTCCACAACTTGCTTGTAAGCTTAAATCAACAAACTGATTATAAAACCTGGCCGGTCGATCACAAAGACCCAAAAAGAATTTGGATCAAATAG
- a CDS encoding DUF962 domain-containing protein encodes MRNLESYINEYSESHQNPSNIMIHKVCVPAIMFSLLGILKAIPVPASWPLWLDCSTVFIILSFIYYATFRNIRVIAAILVLVIPMMIILELMRPRFLLISLGIFIVAWIGQFIGHKIEGKKPSFFKDLFFLLIGPIWTMNTLLGQIGIDLKINSAKDT; translated from the coding sequence ATGAGAAACCTTGAAAGCTACATTAACGAGTACTCTGAGTCACACCAGAACCCGAGCAACATTATGATCCATAAGGTCTGTGTGCCGGCGATTATGTTTAGCTTACTTGGGATTCTAAAAGCGATTCCAGTGCCTGCTAGCTGGCCTTTATGGCTTGATTGCAGCACGGTCTTTATCATTCTTTCTTTTATTTATTACGCTACTTTTAGAAACATCAGAGTGATAGCAGCTATTTTAGTTTTAGTGATCCCAATGATGATCATTCTCGAACTCATGAGACCGCGTTTTCTTTTGATTAGTCTAGGGATTTTTATTGTGGCATGGATCGGGCAGTTTATTGGTCACAAGATTGAAGGGAAGAAACCAAGCTTTTTTAAAGACTTATTTTTTCTTTTAATAGGCCCGATCTGGACCATGAATACACTCTTGGGCCAGATCGGAATTGATCTTAAAATTAATAGTGCCAAGGATACTTAG
- a CDS encoding HIT domain-containing protein, which translates to MNANRFTVDPVIEQNSVFIANLGLSTVFLKNDKENPWFILVPRKTGAIELVDLSHEEQTMLMEEISIVSEFLKSHYQPHKLNVGSLGNIVQQLHIHVIARYPTDRAWPGPIWGSPTTIEFDELELENLKSNFSEYVE; encoded by the coding sequence ATGAACGCCAACAGATTTACCGTTGACCCAGTCATTGAGCAAAACTCAGTTTTTATTGCCAATTTGGGTCTTAGTACTGTCTTTTTAAAAAACGATAAAGAGAACCCATGGTTTATCCTGGTTCCTAGAAAGACAGGTGCAATCGAGTTGGTGGATTTAAGCCACGAAGAACAAACAATGCTAATGGAAGAAATTTCGATCGTATCGGAGTTTTTAAAGTCGCACTATCAGCCGCATAAATTAAACGTTGGTTCCCTTGGCAATATTGTTCAGCAGCTGCACATCCATGTTATTGCCAGATACCCTACAGACAGAGCGTGGCCGGGACCCATTTGGGGATCACCGACCACGATTGAATTTGATGAACTTGAGCTTGAAAACTTGAAGTCGAATTTTTCTGAATACGTCGAGTAA
- a CDS encoding DUF2878 domain-containing protein: MLTKKSVFINFFAFYVAWWAMLISNWKGQPVIGWGVFALVMAIHFFRVSINKKKDAIEVTLIAVVGIILDTVLFKTGILTFNNPLLGTLPPAWLLGIWFLFATTISYTFILIRNKIPAQIIVGGFFAPVSYITGAKFMLLSLYQPFGTYYMIHGACWLVFFPLCFFISKKVKGY, from the coding sequence ATGCTGACAAAAAAATCTGTGTTCATTAACTTTTTTGCTTTCTACGTCGCTTGGTGGGCCATGCTTATCTCTAACTGGAAAGGACAACCGGTTATTGGGTGGGGTGTTTTCGCTCTGGTTATGGCCATCCATTTCTTTCGCGTTTCAATCAACAAGAAAAAAGATGCTATCGAAGTGACACTGATTGCTGTCGTTGGGATCATTCTGGATACAGTTCTTTTTAAAACTGGTATCCTAACTTTCAACAACCCACTTCTCGGAACACTTCCCCCTGCATGGCTTTTAGGAATTTGGTTTCTGTTTGCCACAACGATTTCTTACACTTTTATTTTAATCAGAAATAAAATCCCGGCCCAGATTATTGTCGGAGGTTTTTTTGCTCCTGTAAGTTATATCACTGGTGCTAAATTCATGCTTCTAAGCCTGTATCAGCCTTTTGGAACGTATTACATGATTCACGGGGCCTGCTGGTTGGTTTTCTTCCCTCTTTGCTTTTTTATTTCTAAAAAGGTTAAGGGATATTAA